A genomic window from Blastococcus saxobsidens DD2 includes:
- a CDS encoding DMT family transporter, whose translation MSWLVLVVSGVLEAVWAAALDRSEGFSRLRPTVLFVVALAASMAGLAYAMRELPLGTAYAVWVGIGAVLTVVYAMVTGAESVSVVKILLLAGIVGCVVGLKVLH comes from the coding sequence ATGTCGTGGTTGGTGCTGGTCGTGTCAGGGGTGCTCGAGGCGGTGTGGGCGGCGGCCCTGGACCGGTCGGAAGGGTTCAGCCGGCTCCGGCCGACGGTGCTCTTCGTCGTCGCCCTGGCCGCGAGCATGGCCGGGCTCGCCTACGCCATGCGCGAGCTACCCCTGGGCACGGCCTACGCGGTGTGGGTCGGCATCGGTGCGGTGCTCACCGTCGTCTACGCGATGGTCACCGGTGCGGAGTCGGTATCGGTGGTGAAGATCCTGCTGCTCGCCGGGATCGTCGGGTGCGTCGTCGGGCTGAAAGTTCTGCACTGA
- a CDS encoding LppX_LprAFG lipoprotein, with protein sequence MLLRRSGLPVLVIALFTGPVLAGCGADEPEESAAQLLERAKATLDEAESAHFVLDSEGAPSSGTLLVGGEGDIARPASFDGTLEVQALGSTLDLEVVSVDDTVYAQLPFTSGFSVIDPAQFGFGDPGDLLDPETGISQLLAEATSAELGEESRVDGEVVREVTAELPGELVEEILSTQSLSEPVQARFSVAADSGELRRAELTGPFFTADADATYTLELSDFGADVEISAPPTG encoded by the coding sequence ATGCTGTTGCGCCGATCGGGCCTGCCCGTTCTCGTGATCGCACTGTTCACCGGCCCGGTCCTGGCCGGCTGTGGCGCCGACGAGCCGGAGGAGTCGGCCGCACAGCTGCTCGAACGCGCCAAGGCGACCCTGGACGAGGCCGAGAGCGCGCACTTCGTCCTGGACAGCGAGGGCGCCCCGTCCAGCGGCACCCTGCTGGTCGGCGGCGAGGGCGACATCGCCCGGCCGGCGTCCTTCGACGGCACGCTGGAGGTGCAGGCGCTGGGATCCACGCTGGACCTCGAGGTGGTGTCGGTCGACGACACGGTCTACGCCCAGCTGCCGTTCACCAGCGGGTTCAGCGTCATCGACCCGGCCCAGTTCGGCTTCGGCGACCCCGGCGACCTGCTGGACCCGGAGACCGGCATCTCGCAGCTGCTCGCCGAGGCGACCTCCGCCGAACTCGGTGAGGAGAGCCGGGTCGACGGCGAGGTGGTGCGCGAGGTCACCGCCGAACTGCCCGGTGAGCTCGTCGAGGAGATCCTGAGTACCCAGAGCCTGTCCGAGCCCGTGCAGGCGCGGTTCTCCGTCGCCGCTGACAGTGGGGAGCTGCGCCGGGCGGAGCTGACCGGGCCGTTCTTCACCGCCGACGCGGACGCCACGTACACCCTCGAGCTCAGCGACTTCGGGGCCGATGTCGAGATCAGCGCACCGCCCACCGGCTGA
- a CDS encoding Clp protease N-terminal domain-containing protein, which produces MDLGADRPTARRQPAGRAQEVRERPRAAPSGGLTIFERFTPEARAVVVGAQREARQLHHRSIGTEHLLLALLAQDTRSAAVLVRHGLTHDAVIEAVAAHVGGPELDAGALEAVGIDLDAVRSSVEATFGPGALDRPPGSGRASPEHIPFSPRAKKVLELSLRETIAMRTKTITDGHIALGLIREGEGLAMKVLHDRGVDAGALRTDLRIALNP; this is translated from the coding sequence CTGGACCTGGGAGCAGATCGCCCAACTGCTCGGCGTCAGCCGGCAGGCCGTGCACAAGAAGTACGCGAGCGGCCGCGGGCCGCTCCGTCGGGGGGACTGACCATTTTCGAACGCTTCACTCCCGAGGCCCGGGCGGTCGTCGTCGGGGCGCAGCGGGAGGCCCGGCAGCTGCACCACCGCTCGATCGGCACCGAGCACCTGCTGCTGGCCCTGCTGGCCCAGGACACCCGCAGCGCCGCCGTGCTCGTCCGGCACGGACTGACCCATGACGCCGTGATCGAGGCGGTCGCCGCCCACGTCGGCGGGCCGGAGCTGGATGCCGGGGCGCTGGAAGCCGTGGGCATCGACCTGGACGCCGTCCGCAGCTCGGTCGAAGCCACCTTCGGGCCAGGCGCGCTGGACCGGCCACCCGGCAGCGGAAGGGCAAGCCCTGAACACATCCCGTTCAGCCCCCGCGCGAAGAAGGTGCTGGAGCTGTCGCTCCGGGAGACCATCGCGATGCGGACCAAGACCATCACCGACGGGCACATAGCGCTGGGCCTGATTCGGGAGGGCGAGGGTCTGGCGATGAAGGTGCTGCACGACCGGGGGGTCGACGCCGGTGCACTACGCACCGACCTCAGGATCGCGCTGAACCCCTGA
- a CDS encoding helix-turn-helix domain-containing protein gives MSDTAQVAGAAGSKDPTVGLKAVRSLRVLVERLEALQVRNARDQGWTWEQIAQLLGVSRQAVHKKYASGRGPLRRGD, from the coding sequence ATGTCCGATACAGCGCAGGTGGCCGGCGCCGCCGGCAGCAAGGACCCCACGGTCGGGCTGAAGGCCGTCCGGTCGCTGCGGGTGCTCGTCGAGCGCCTGGAGGCCCTGCAGGTGCGGAACGCCCGCGACCAGGGCTGGACCTGGGAGCAGATCGCCCAACTGCTCGGCGTCAGCCGGCAGGCCGTGCACAAGAAGTACGCGAGCGGCCGCGGGCCGCTCCGTCGGGGGGACTGA
- a CDS encoding MOSC domain-containing protein, with protein sequence MTGRVDAVCVSGADLLPLPGRRPDRSGISKRPVAGRIAVGTLGLDGDVQVNRKYHGGEGQAVYAYAQEDADLWIAELGRELPPGMFGENLRTTELDLTGALLGERWRVGTTLLEVTAPRIPCATLARFWDEPQLVKRFTARGASGAYLRVLETGEVAADDEVTVVARPDHEVTIGLAFRAFTTQKYRITELEPALPHLPDKDRAKVAGKIARRIAPIL encoded by the coding sequence GTGACGGGGCGGGTCGACGCCGTCTGCGTGTCGGGGGCCGACCTCCTCCCGCTGCCCGGCCGCCGGCCCGACCGCAGCGGCATCTCCAAGCGGCCGGTGGCCGGCCGGATCGCCGTCGGCACGCTGGGCCTGGACGGTGACGTCCAGGTCAACCGCAAGTACCACGGCGGCGAGGGGCAGGCGGTGTACGCCTACGCCCAGGAGGACGCCGACCTCTGGATCGCCGAGCTGGGCCGCGAGCTCCCGCCGGGGATGTTCGGCGAGAACCTGCGGACGACGGAGCTGGACCTCACCGGTGCGCTGCTCGGCGAGCGGTGGCGCGTCGGGACGACGCTGCTCGAGGTGACCGCCCCACGGATCCCGTGCGCGACCCTCGCCCGCTTCTGGGACGAGCCGCAGCTGGTCAAGCGGTTCACCGCGCGGGGCGCGAGCGGGGCGTACCTGCGGGTGCTGGAGACCGGGGAGGTCGCCGCCGACGACGAGGTGACGGTCGTGGCGCGGCCCGACCACGAGGTCACGATCGGGCTGGCGTTCCGGGCGTTCACGACGCAGAAGTACCGGATCACCGAGCTGGAACCGGCGCTGCCCCACCTGCCAGACAAGGACCGCGCGAAGGTGGCGGGGAAGATCGCCAGGCGGATCGCTCCCATCCTCTAG
- a CDS encoding MFS transporter, translated as MSRSAHRPPADRPPAVREVPGLAAIALATLAVLVTAADTYVVVLALPDILAGVGVGLDELQKATPIVGGFLLGYTATLPLLGRLADLRGRTPVLIGCLLLFALGSLLTAAAESLGLAVAGRGLQGIGAGGLVPATLALVADRWPPERRSLPLGVVGAVQEAGAVLGPLAGAAVLALADWRAIFWLNLLLGLGLAAGVVVTGRVRRPDPVGLVLAVAAAAALGLLLAEPAALAEDITFGLLYVPLVAGQAWTAPLLLATVLAAVALVACSLLRPAGAVLPLRGLGRLAREVDVVGSALVVLSLGALVWAFAAADTSREVVAHGWVLLPLAGVAAVLFVLHERRTPNPVLPLAALRPVGAWGALLVNLLVGAALVAALVDVPLFARATTTPGDQLGAALVLLRLLVAVPVGAVAGGWLCRVVAPRVVAGAGMALTAVAFVAMTGWDERSLDGAWSTVVLLAAGLGFGLAIAPVNAVLLAVTRAEVHGSAGALAVVARTVGMLAGLSLLTAVALRRFTAEIAAIGTPMEVCPTSPADCPAYDAATETALLTQLHTVFAGAAIAAGLAAVAALVLLRGGTVRGSARS; from the coding sequence ATGTCGAGATCAGCGCACCGCCCACCGGCTGACCGGCCGCCCGCCGTCCGGGAGGTCCCCGGGCTGGCGGCGATCGCGCTGGCCACCCTCGCCGTGCTGGTCACGGCGGCCGACACCTATGTCGTCGTCCTCGCGCTGCCCGACATCCTCGCCGGCGTCGGGGTCGGTCTGGACGAGCTGCAGAAGGCGACGCCGATCGTCGGCGGCTTCCTGCTCGGCTACACCGCCACGCTGCCGCTCCTGGGCCGGCTGGCCGACCTGCGCGGGCGGACGCCGGTGCTCATCGGTTGCCTCCTGCTGTTCGCGCTCGGGTCGCTGCTGACCGCCGCGGCGGAGTCGCTGGGGCTCGCAGTGGCCGGACGGGGGCTGCAGGGCATCGGTGCCGGCGGGCTGGTCCCGGCCACGCTCGCGCTGGTCGCCGACCGCTGGCCGCCCGAGCGCCGGTCGCTGCCCCTCGGCGTGGTCGGGGCCGTCCAGGAGGCGGGCGCCGTGCTGGGCCCTCTGGCGGGGGCGGCGGTGCTGGCCCTGGCGGACTGGCGGGCCATCTTCTGGCTGAACCTGCTGCTCGGGCTGGGGCTCGCGGCCGGGGTGGTCGTCACCGGGCGGGTGCGGCGGCCGGACCCGGTGGGGCTGGTGCTGGCCGTCGCCGCCGCGGCCGCGCTGGGGCTGCTGCTCGCCGAGCCCGCCGCGCTGGCCGAGGACATCACCTTCGGCCTGCTGTACGTGCCGCTCGTGGCGGGGCAGGCGTGGACGGCGCCCCTGCTGCTGGCCACCGTGCTGGCTGCCGTGGCTCTGGTCGCGTGCAGCCTGCTCCGGCCGGCCGGGGCCGTGCTGCCGCTGCGGGGGCTCGGGCGGCTGGCCCGGGAGGTCGACGTCGTCGGCTCGGCGCTGGTCGTGCTGTCGCTGGGCGCGCTGGTCTGGGCGTTCGCCGCCGCCGACACCTCCCGGGAGGTGGTCGCGCACGGCTGGGTGCTGCTGCCGCTGGCCGGCGTCGCCGCGGTGCTGTTCGTGCTGCACGAGCGGCGGACGCCGAACCCGGTGCTGCCGCTGGCCGCGCTCCGGCCGGTGGGTGCGTGGGGGGCACTGCTGGTCAACCTGCTGGTGGGTGCCGCGCTCGTCGCCGCGCTGGTCGACGTCCCGCTCTTCGCCCGTGCCACCACCACGCCGGGTGACCAGTTGGGCGCGGCGCTGGTGCTGCTCCGGCTGCTGGTCGCCGTTCCGGTGGGCGCCGTGGCCGGCGGGTGGTTGTGCCGGGTGGTCGCGCCACGGGTGGTGGCCGGGGCCGGCATGGCGCTGACCGCGGTCGCCTTCGTCGCCATGACCGGCTGGGACGAGCGGTCGCTGGACGGTGCGTGGTCGACGGTCGTGCTGCTCGCCGCGGGCCTGGGCTTCGGCCTGGCCATCGCGCCGGTGAACGCCGTGCTGCTCGCCGTCACCCGGGCCGAGGTGCACGGCAGCGCCGGCGCGCTCGCCGTCGTCGCCCGGACCGTCGGCATGCTCGCGGGCCTGTCGCTGCTCACCGCCGTGGCGCTGCGCCGGTTCACCGCCGAGATCGCCGCGATCGGTACGCCGATGGAGGTGTGCCCGACGAGCCCCGCCGACTGTCCCGCCTACGACGCCGCGACCGAGACGGCGCTGCTGACCCAGCTGCACACGGTCTTCGCCGGGGCGGCGATCGCGGCAGGTCTGGCGGCGGTCGCCGCCCTGGTGCTGCTGCGCGGGGGGACAGTCAGGGGTTCAGCGCGATCCTGA